From the Polaribacter tangerinus genome, the window CTATTGTAATGGCAGGAAATATTCCGTTAGTTGGCTTTCATGATTTTTTATCGGTGCTAATTTCTGGTCATTCTGTACTCGTAAAACAGTCATCAAACGACAAACATTTACTTCCCTTTTTAGCAAAATATTTAGAATATGTAGAGGATAGTTTTAAAGGCAAAATAACATTTACAGAAAAAAAGTTAGAAAATTTTGACGCAGTAATAGCAACCGGTAGTAATAATACCGCTCGTTACTTTGATTATTATTTTAAAAATAAACCGAACATCATTAGAAAAAGCAGAAATTCCGTTGCCGTTATTACGGGCAAAGAAACTGAAGAAGATATGAAAAAATTAGCTTCAGATATTTTTACCTATTTCGGCTTAGGATGTAGGTCTGTTTCTAAACTTTATGTTCCTAAAAACTACAATTTCGATCTTTTCTTCAAGGGCATGTTTGTACAAAAAGATATTATAAATAATGCCAAATACGCAAATAATTATGATTACAACAAAGCCGTTTATTTAATGAGCGAATATGACTTGCTAGAAAACGGTTTTTTAATGATTAAAGAAGATGAAAGTTACGCCTCTCCTATTGCCACAATATTTTATGAATATTACGATAATGAGATCGATTTAAAAATAAAATTACATCAAGACAAAGAAAAGATACAATGTATTGTTTCTAAAGAATTTATAGAAAATGAAATCGCTTTTGGGGAAACTCAAAAACCCAAACTTTGGGAGTATGCAGACGGAATAAACACCTTAACATTCTTATCTAACATATAACTTCCAATATTATAAAAACTTTAAAAAATGAAAAAACATAATTTTAGCGCAGGACCATGTATTTTGCCCGAAGAAGTTTTAATAAAAGCATCTGAAGCAGTTATAAACTTTAATAATGATAATTTATCTTTATTAGAAATATCTCACAGAAGCAAGCCTTTTGTAGCTGTTATGGAAAAAGCCCGCTCTCTTGCTTTAGAACTTTTAGGACTTGAAAATAAAGGATACAGAGCACTTTTTTTACAAGGCGGTGCAAGCTTAGAATTTTTAATGGTTGCATATAATTTGCTCCATAAAAAAGCCGCTTATTTAAATACCGGAACCTGGTCGGACAAAGCTATAAAAGAAGCTTCTTCTTTTGGCGAAGTAGTAGAAGTTGCTTCATCTAAAGATAAAGGATTTAGCTATATTCCTAAAAACTATCAAATCCCAGAAGACGCCGATTATTTTCATTGTACCAGTAACAATACCGTGGCAGGAACGCAAATAAAAACTTTTCCTGACACTAAAGTTCCGTTAGTGTGTGATATGAGTTCCGATATTTTTTCTCGTCAATTAGATTTTGAAAAATTCGATTTAATTTATGCAGGAGCACAAAAAAATATGGGTCCTGCAGGAACTACACTTATCATTATAAAAGAAAGTATTTTAGGAAAAGTCGAAAGACATATTCCTTCTATGCTAAACTACAAAACTCATATAGAAAAAGATAGCATGTTTAATACACCTGCTGTTTTCCCTGTGTATGTTTCTATGCTAACCATGCAATGGCTAAAAGATTTAGGAGGAATTTCGTTCATTGAAAAAGTTAATGATAAAAAAGCGACTCTACTTTACTCTGAAATAGATAGAAATTCTCTTTTTAACGGAATTGTTGCTAAAGAAGACAGAAGTACTATGAATGCAACTTTTAACTTGGTAGATGAGTCTTACAAAGATAAGTTTGATTCGATGTGCGTCGCAGCTGGTATTAGTGGTATTAATGGTCATAGAAGTGTTGGTGGCTATAGAGCTAGTATGTATAATGCATTGCCATTATACAGCGTACAAGCATTAGTAGATGTTATGCAAGAATTAGAAAGAAGTGTATAAAGAATAAAAATACCCAAAAAAAATACACAAATAAATGCTTACAATTAATAATATAGAATTGTAAAATACAAAAGAATAGATAATGAAGATATTAGCAAATGATGGAATTTCTGAAAGCGGTTTAGTTGCTTTAGAAAAAGGTGGTTTTGAGGTTTTGAATATTAAAGTTGCACAAAATCAACTTGAAAATTATATAAATGAAAATAATATTGATGCTATTTTAGTAAGAAGTGCTACACAAGTAAGACAAGAACTTATAGATGCCTGCCCAAGTTTAAAATTAATTGGACGTGGTGGTGTAGGCATGGATAATATTGATGTAACATACGCCGAAGATCAAGGTTTGCATGTTATAAATACTCCAG encodes:
- a CDS encoding acyl-CoA reductase, producing the protein MNSIQDRISAFNKLGLFLSQFSTTKIAQKENIAHNSLFFDGFKHQIKLAEEHNSWFTKNNILYALESWSEALNSTNLEKWLSKNTVLNSSNKTVAIVMAGNIPLVGFHDFLSVLISGHSVLVKQSSNDKHLLPFLAKYLEYVEDSFKGKITFTEKKLENFDAVIATGSNNTARYFDYYFKNKPNIIRKSRNSVAVITGKETEEDMKKLASDIFTYFGLGCRSVSKLYVPKNYNFDLFFKGMFVQKDIINNAKYANNYDYNKAVYLMSEYDLLENGFLMIKEDESYASPIATIFYEYYDNEIDLKIKLHQDKEKIQCIVSKEFIENEIAFGETQKPKLWEYADGINTLTFLSNI
- the serC gene encoding 3-phosphoserine/phosphohydroxythreonine transaminase produces the protein MKKHNFSAGPCILPEEVLIKASEAVINFNNDNLSLLEISHRSKPFVAVMEKARSLALELLGLENKGYRALFLQGGASLEFLMVAYNLLHKKAAYLNTGTWSDKAIKEASSFGEVVEVASSKDKGFSYIPKNYQIPEDADYFHCTSNNTVAGTQIKTFPDTKVPLVCDMSSDIFSRQLDFEKFDLIYAGAQKNMGPAGTTLIIIKESILGKVERHIPSMLNYKTHIEKDSMFNTPAVFPVYVSMLTMQWLKDLGGISFIEKVNDKKATLLYSEIDRNSLFNGIVAKEDRSTMNATFNLVDESYKDKFDSMCVAAGISGINGHRSVGGYRASMYNALPLYSVQALVDVMQELERSV